The Primulina eburnea isolate SZY01 chromosome 12, ASM2296580v1, whole genome shotgun sequence genome includes the window ACGAATCAATGAAAATATCTACTCTTTTACATTTATCACAATTAATGTGTAACTAAATATATTATGTAAACATTTAATTGTCGAAAAACAAAATATAGGAATCGTTTTTCTAGATTAGAGTGTGAATTGGAAACGAGAATATTTGGTATAGAAATTGCAAACAATTACATTATCCGGAGATgaaaacacttggtatgcattGGAGTTTTATCCACTCAAATGGGCATACGAATTAATATCGACAAACACACTAGGGTTGGTTTAAAGGAATCAAATCTTGGTTTGCTCCATTCCGGCATTACAGCTGAATTAGGAATTCCTATTGTCTGCTGGGATACCTTTTCAGCTGCGAGACGGGCACTGCCACCATCGAAATGTGGAAATCCAGAGATGAAATGAAATTTGCAGTCATCCAACTCAAATCACTTGTATTTTATAACCCGCTTGTCAATTATGAGAGGTTTGAACTGTTTTTGACAGAACAATGTGCTCGCCCATAAGGAATTTTCTGAAGGTTTAAAAGTTGGTTAAACGAACAGAGAGATGAGAGCAAAAGCATGTAATCGTTGTCTGATTAAAGTTCTGAAAGAACAAGTCATCATTTATCAcaagataaattaaatacagAAAACTTTGGGCAATAGATTTGCACGGAACTGAAGAAGAAACTTCATACACCGAAGAACAACTAATCATCTGCTTCTTTAGGACCAACCATCGAATCCTCGTAATAAGAAACTAGGTTCCACGGTATGAGTTCCACAATTGATAGTCTACAATATCTACAGCATGTTACATCGTCCAAACAAATTCTGCCTCTAAATTTTTTAAAGAGAGATATGAAATGTGACAAGTTTCTAACGTATTTCTACACAAATGAGCTTTGCAGTTTCgtaaacaaatattttaaaattaattaccaACCCTTGAAcgaaatcatcaatgaatgaTCTACTCTTCACCAGCCATAACCAATCCAGAGTAACTTCAATAGAACTTAAATAGAACACGCTTCTTCTGACAGACGTTTTCTGAAGAAACAAGGAAGTAACTTGTACAAATGAAAATACATACAAAACGATACAAACCGTCATTGATAAATGTCGTGACAGATGGCAGAATGGAATCAAGAAAAAGTAGAGACTTCACGTCTATAATTTCATTCAACTAAACATTACATAGTTTCTTACGAATGAGCCAAAACCATGTACGCTTTAAACATCtacgattaaaaaaaaaaaagttacctTGAAAAGTACGGACTTGAACACCACAATTCTCTCATACCAGAATAACTAGAATTACACAACTATAACCCTAACAAATCCAAACGATTAGCCTTCACAACGAAAAGGGGGGTAGTAAATGAAATCCTCGTGGCTGATTCTTCAAGAGCTGGTGAATTTGGTAACGGCCTTCGTCCCCTCAGAAACAGCGTGCTTCGCCAGCTCGCCGGGAAGAACCAGTCTAACCGCTGTCTGTATCTCCCGAGAAGTAATTGTCGGCTTCTTGTTGTACCTAGCCAGGCGAGACGACTCCTGCGCCAATTTCTCGAAAATATCGTTGATGAAGCTGTTCATAATCCCCATGGCCTTGCTAGAGATACCGATGTCGGGGTGAACCTGTTTCAGAACTTTAAAGATGTAGATCTTGTAGGTTTCCACGCTCTTCTTCGTCCGCTTCTTCTTCTTATCGCCGGCTGCAGCGCCTTCTTTGGGAAGCTTCTTCCCCGCCCTTGGCTTCTTCTCTGCAGGGGCCTTTTCCGCCGCCGGGGCTTTCTCGGCGGCGGGCTTCTTCTCGGCCAGCTTCTTCTCAGTTTTCGCTGCCATCGACTCGCTTAGGGtattttttctcaaaattgATTTTTCAGAATTTGACGGTGTTAATGTTTGTTATGATGGATAATGTTATATAGACATCGAGGTCTGTTGCTATTGGTTAGCGTAGAGTGACGCGGATCGCAAGGGTATCTGTTGATCAAGGTCCTTATAACGGTCCTGATTAAACGGGAAAATTCGTGAAATATTTTGGATTGAGGCGAAATTTAACGGGGATTTCCATCAGCTTTTGGCGGTAGTCGAATTTTTGCCACGTGTTGTGTAATTAGATTTGATTACATAGTTAACCACagcaaaaatatataaaatgttTTAAAAGTTAACAAAAATTTGTTTTGCCAAATATTCTATAAatgtttttatgattaaaaCTAATATTTTGATTTCTGTTATCATgttcatttataaaatatcaagaaaaatctttcagtttttatttaaaaatatatttaaagaacATTATTTTAGAAATATTATATACAAATCTTATCAAAAGAGACAGTTTAAGTTTTTTCAACTTAAAAAACgctaaaaacatttttttaaaatatatatgataaaaaattgtgtgagacagtttcacgggtcgtatttgtgagacggatctattAATTTGATTATCCatcaaaaaatattactttttatgctaattatattactttttgttgtgaatattggtagagttgacccgtctcacatattaagatccgtgatactgtctcacatgagactcactaaATATGTATAGCCTAAATGTCTCCTCCTATTattgtttttgaaaaaatatatagaaGCTAAAAATTATACAAGAAATAAAAATACTACTCTTTTGATATGTGATTCATGATCAAGTTGAACGATTGTTTCTCATGACACAACGGAAAAAATAGTAGTAACCTAACATAACAGCAGGAGATATAGACGAGAAATGAAGTAATACGTGAGTGTGAGATGTATCTAAATGAGTCGAAGGTCTTGTGGACAGTCAAAGACTGACCGTCCGAAAGGCAAAAAGTTGCTCAGCTGGAGCACCAACTGTAAGTCAGGTGAAAGGTCACATCCAAAAGGATTCATAGTGAATTTTGGGAAATAAAAAAGCCAGGCGAACTTTGATGGACAATTTTGTCTTGATCGGTGTGACATTCGACACACTCATGTAACTCTAGTACACAATTGAAACCTTTTTCCTGTGCAAATTAGGATTTTGATTTGCATCCCCTCTGCATAGGTACGCGAAAGATAGTCTTTTGACTATTTATTATTATACTTTCACAAAATATAACTCAATATAAATTCATTtatgttaaaattatttttctataCGAGATACTCTTCATTTAACAAACTAAGTACTTATCCAATTTctattaaaaaatgaaaaactcaTATTCCAAAGTTCATTTTATTGCAAGATACTTCATAAATTAGCTTTTATAATTAAGCAAGCTAAATTAATTATCTAAATCATCAATAGTCAAAAATTGAGGGTGAAAATGACATTTAAAAGTATACCATACAAGGGAGTTAAATATGTATTGGTAATAGTTAAGGGTGGTGCTGGGAATTAACTAACACATTTGCCATTTTATATTGTCCGCTTCTAACGTGTATCACCTTTATCTGTTCCTTTCTTCTCCGACATACGCAATACGATGCAAATCGATGCTACATACAGTATAAACTAgtttttttctttcttgctcGCACCTTCAGGCTTCAACTTTTAGGCTGCAATCGGAAACCGCGCAGCTTCAGCGGTACGTTTCGTTTATATGATGATTTTTTGATTTCGATGTGCGATCCTCTATTTATTTATAAGTATGAGGTTGGGTATCAATTGCTGTTTAACTACAATTCGAGTGCGTTCTTtgtttagattgtattgttCCGTGGGAATGAAAATGTTAATTTCTCGTGTTTGATCAGGTGATATTACGAGTTTGATCAATCATTATAATAGATTGAGAAACCGTTGTAATATTAGGATTGTTGATGGCCTGGTGTTAGGTTTGTGTTCTGACTTTAGAAATTAGATTTTAAGTTTAGTGAGTAATTATGTGTTGTCGGCACGATGGGGAAAAGTGGGATTTTTGTGCCTTTTGGGGTCATATCTGAGGACAGGACTTTTTGTGGTGGTAACTGAGTGGGATGGGTTTTTAGGGTTAGGTATGGCTCAGGCTCAGCAACAAGTCTGTCGGAAACCGGAGAGCACCGAGGGTAATGCTCGTTCTGAATTTCAGAGGGGCTTGGAGGAGTTGATGTGTCAGCATCATGATGAATGCATGTCCTTTGCGACCTGCAGCTCACCCAGAACGTCTACTACTGAAGAAGAGGACGATGAGGTGGAACAGCTTGCTAGAAGGGGGAGGTCCGATCTTGCTGGTGTTGACTCGGCAGAGTCTTCTGATGCTAGGAGGCACCACTCAAGGATTTTGACCCAGTGGGCTGCACGGCAGGCACAGGATATGATCACTACAATTGAGCAGAGGAATCGGGAGGCTGAATTGATTGCTCTCGCTGGCTTGCACACCGTCTCAATGCTTGATTCATCTTTTTTACAGGAGTCACAGTCCCCACCTTCAAGACGTCAGGGTACTGTGGAGAGGCTAAGCACCCGAGACTCATCTATTTTACAGATGTGGCGAGGATTAGAGGATGAGCATGCTTTGAATCGTACCCATGAGAGAGTGAGAGGGAGACTGAGGCAGCGGAGATCTCTGGGTTCTGATACAAATGTATCTTCGAATGTGTCAGAAAGCACGGAGAGTCGGAATCAGGGTAGTCCAAGGGATGCTAGTGAGAGTGATAATAACCACGCAGCTTGGTTTCCTGATCAGGTGGGCCCGCAGAATGAAAGCGCAGAGCTCGAAAATTATAGTCGTGAGCAATCTCCTGATATTGGAGAAGTTGAAAGGGAGAGGGTGAGGCAAATTGTTCGTGGTTGGATGGAGAGTGGTATTAGTGAGCCATCTGATGTTGTGATTAGAAATGAGAGTCCTAGAGCTGAATGGCTTGGGGAGACTGAACGAGAGAGGGTGAGAGTTGTAAGAGAACTGATGCAAATGACAAATCAGCAAAGAGGATCTCACAGTGGACGCCGGGAAGAACGAGATAACGAACTCGGTGTTCGACCAGAACATTCTCATCTATGTTTGGATTCTGATCATGAGGGAGGTCAGACAGAGCATACTCGCACAGACTTGTTGCGGTTACAAGAAAGACAATCTCTAATTGATTTGCTGGTCAGAATTGAAAGGGAAAGGCAGCGGGAACTTCAGGGTCTGTTGGAATATCGTGTTGTTTCAGATTTTGCTCATCGCAGTCGTATTCAGGTATTTTAAGTGTCCTTGATTTTCTGCTCAATTCAGTATCATCAGACTCATGTTGTCTGATACTAGAAGTAGTTATTACTACctgttttaatattttcttcattaTAAGATTTGACGTCTAGAGGAGTGTGGTTGTCCATGTCTACCTTATGCTCATGCTGTGCTACAAATCTGAGTTTTGACATTGAgtctgtctttttttttttttatattgatctTGGCATTTTGGAACTGTTTCTTGAGCACATATAATTCTGGGTATTTGAATTTGAAACTCCTCTATACGGTTATTAAATATAATTCTTCATTGAACTTATTTAGTTCTCAATAAGCTCTTTTTGATAGCTTTTAATTTGGTCTTCCCTGCAAGATCTATCAGACTGAGATGGTAGATTTCTTACGCATTAGGGCATCAAGATGTACATATATGGATGGCTTTTAATGGTTTTATCTCTACATTATATAACCCTTTTTTTTCGCTATTTGAAGcaattttcttttaattatttcttctaaataaaatttgcatcaaataaattataaattaagtAAAAAAAAGAAATGGCATAAAAGGGCAAATTTGGAATATGAAAATTGCTTCACCAAAAGTTAGTTTTGTAAAGGGATCTTTCCCTTTATATATAGTATAGATATGG containing:
- the LOC140806917 gene encoding histone H2B; the protein is MAAKTEKKLAEKKPAAEKAPAAEKAPAEKKPRAGKKLPKEGAAAGDKKKKRTKKSVETYKIYIFKVLKQVHPDIGISSKAMGIMNSFINDIFEKLAQESSRLARYNKKPTITSREIQTAVRLVLPGELAKHAVSEGTKAVTKFTSS